The Desulfobotulus mexicanus genome contains the following window.
CGAGATGGAGAACATCATCCTTCTGCATAACACTCAAAACCTTGAACAACTCCGGCCTTGCCAGCTTTGCGCCTGATTCGTTTTCGATGAAGTACGCAGCAATGGTCACGCCGTTTTCAGAGGCAAAAGCATCCAGCATACCCTTTGCCCGGCTTGCATCCTGATCCGCTGTGGAGGCTCTCAAATATCCATAAATCCGTCTTTACATGGCTGCATCTCCCTTTTCCATGCTGTTTTTTCAGACTCCTTTACTTAGAAAGTACTTTACCATAACGCTTTACTTAAAATACCCTCAAGCATTTTATAAAGCTGATTTTATTTATTTTTTCCTGAACAAAAAAGAACAGAATTCACTTTACCGGAGGTATACCCAAAATAAACCATCTTTCTGAAAAAGGTTTCTGTTTGTGTAAAGACACAAAAAGGCTTGATTTTGTGTCTTTACACACTTATTCTTTTTCAAAGAAAGGGTTCTGACATCCATGAAAAAAAGTGAACTGGTAAGACTCTTAAAAAAGGCAGGGTTCCAGCAAGAGCAAGGCGGCGTTCATGAAATCTGGACGAAAGAGGGATTCCCCAGAATCCCAATCCCCAGAAATCCAAGGGATATACCCAAAGGGACAGTGCAAAAAATCCTTAAGGCTGCTGGCATAAAATAGAAGGAGGGCCACATGGAATATTATTATGGAATTTTTGAAGTGGGAGAAGAAGGGCTTACGGAAGTTCATTTTCCAGATATTCCAGGATGTGTAACCTTCGGGGAAAACTGGGATGAAGCTTTCAGGATGGCCACGGATGCCCTGGCTGCTTCCTTGGCTGGTCTGGACAAAAAACCCACGGCATCCCCAAGGGAAAAGATCCTGTCCCAGACAAACGGGGGAGATGTTGTCCCGGTGATCTTGGATATCAAGACAATGCGCTCCTATGAAAAATCGGTGCGAGTCAATGTCAGTATTCCCGAAAGCCTCCTGCGTGAAATTGACAGCTTCCGGGGAAAACATGGCAAAACCCGATCAGGGTTACTGGCCGAAGCTGCCGCCACCTACCTGGAAGAAAACGCTCAGGCTTAAATATGTCCCGTTCCTCAAGGAGCAGGAGCTTTTGTGACTTATTGCTCTTCTAGTTCCCTGCCCGTCTTTTTGTGGTACTTAATAGCCCTTTAGCCTGCTTCAACAAAGAAAACTTCAAGTGACATATATCCTGGCACTTACCGTAATGTGATTACCAAATATTTACCTGAATACTCTCTGTATTTTTACAAGTCTGATGATGCCTGAAGACAGGATTCCACAAATACATGCAAGCCCTGCCTGCGAAGATTGCTGATATCCGTAAAAAAGATTTTCCTGTAATCTCCGGTATGAAGACTGCTGTTTTTGTTCTCCGAAAAAACAATAAAAATGGGAACACAGGCTTTGCCAGCAAGCTTTTCCCAGTGCCGGATCTGAAAAAGGGTCTGCTGCATGGCTTCACTGGAAAATCGCATGAAAACACCGTCAAAATGCCCGTTCTCTGCAACATAGGCCGTCAGAAGGGCGGCTGCATCACTAAAACACTCTCTCCTGTAACCGGAAGAACGGGCAAAACATTCCAGAACATTTTCCGGAGACGACTCCCCAATCAGCATGCGGAATGACTTTTTCTGCACTTCCCGCAAACGATGCCGGGTCAGCATTCCCTCCCCATGTTTTTCACCAAGAAGACGAGCAACCATCTCCAGAAGAAAGGTTCTTGATACGGGCTGGGTAAGATAGCCAGCGTAACCAGCATTTCTGCAAAAACCCGCACTGCCGGGGACGGGACGGGACAGGGCTATGACCGGTACCTTCTGGAATATTCGGTTCAATTCATAGGGATGTTTTGCTTTTTCAGGATTTTCCATGGCAAAAACAACCAGATCCGGAATATCATCCATGGAAATACCATCTTCACAGGAAAAAACATCAACGGCGGCACCCGCAGCCCGTATATACTGAGCACAGATTTCTGCCTGTCTTGCGTTGGAATCCACCACATAAATTTTTTTACCAGCAAGCTTTATGGGAATGTCGCCGGATTCACCAGTAACTTCAAAATCTCTGGCCACATTTATTGTGAAACGGAAGGTAGAGCCTCCATCCGGGTTGTTTCCTGCACTGATTTCCCCACCCATCATTTCCACAAGCCTGCGGCATATGGCAAGCCCCAGACCAGACCCCCCATACCTGCGGGTCCATGTTCCCTCTGCCTGCCTGAATGCCCCAAAAATAGCATCTTCTTCTCCCAGTGGAATCCCTATCCCCGTATCCTTCACGGAAAAAACAAGAGTAATCCCCTTTTCTTCCTCCTTTTCCACACCCACGGAAAGGGTAATTTCCCCATCTTCCGTAAATTTCAGGGCATTGGCCAGGAGATTGATTAAAACCTGACGCAGCTTCTGGGGGTCTCCCACAAGGCGGGCTGGCACATTATCTTCAAAGTGGGAAATCAGGGAGACCTTTTCTGGATTCATACGGCTGCGCAGCATTTCCACAGCATCAAAACACAGAATTTCAATGTCAAAGGGAATTTTCTCCATGGACACTTTTCCGGCCTCGATTCGGGCGAAATCCAGAATATCATTTAAAAGCTGTAAAAGGGTTTCACTGCTGGATCTGATAATGCTTAGAAATTCCTGCTGTTCATCATTAAGGGGTGTATCCATAAGCAAATCTGCAAAACCGATCAAGCCGTTCAAAGGCGTACGTATTTCATGGCTTATTCCCGCAAGAAATTCGCTTTTGGCCCTGGATGCCGCTTCCGCCTTTGAAGCCAGATGACCCGAAACAGCGACCATCTTTTCCAGGGAAGTATTCATGGCACTTAAGGAATTGATGTATTCCCTCTCCCGCTCCACCCGACGGATACGTGCCAGAAGTTCCCTTCTCTCAAAAGGCTTGCTCACATAATCCGAAGCTCCGGCATCCACAATGTCCGCATAATTGTAACGTTCGGACATTCCCGTCATGACCATGACATCCAGAGCAGGATATTCCCTGTGCAGTGTCTTCATGAATTCAATACCATCCATGCCGTGCATACTGATATCCGTAATGACAAGCCCCGGCAGATCCTTCCTGACCTCAGCCAGGGCCTCATTCCCATCGATGGCAAGGCAGCACTCATAACCTTCCCGGGTTAGCATGCGGTGCAACAGCTGCCGAAGGGCCGGATCATCATCCACTACCAGTATTTTCTGAAAACGAAACATTATGCACCATCCGGGAGAAGGTTTTGGATACTGACAGGTCAGGACCGTAATTGCGGACCTGACCCTTTTGCTTTTTATTCCTTTACCCGCTCCACATACTGACCCGTACGGGTATCAATGCGTATTTTCTCACCCTCTTCCACAAAGGAAGGAACCTGAACGGATACACCGGTTTCCAGAACCGCAGGTTTGGAATTCCCGGAGGCCGTATCTCCCTTTACCCAGGGCTCGGCTTTGGTCACCACAAGGTCGATAAAATTGGGCAGGGTCACACCAATGGCTTTACTGCCCCAGAAGAGAACACTGCACACCGTATTTTCCTTGAGAAAGTCCGTGACTTCAGACACCTGATCCGGCGTGAGAAATTCCTGCTCAAAGGTTGAGGTGTTCATAAAGCAGTAATTTTCTCCATCCATGTAGGAAAATTCCATGGTACGTTCTTCAAGATCGGCCTTGTTGAATTTTTCTCCGGAACGGAATGTCCGGTCAAACTGGCTGCCGCTTATCATATTTTTAAGGCGGCACTTATAAAGGGCCTGTCCCTTACCCGGCTTTACGAAATCAAACTGGGTAACTACATATGGATCACCCTCATACTCAATTTTAAGGCCTTTACGAAGATCAGAACAATCAAGCATACATCATCTCCTTTTAATTCATCCAGAAAAAATCAGGGAAGATCATAAATCCGCCCCCAAAAAAGGCCTCCTTGGAAGGAAGCCTTCTGATCATAAAAAAATCCGTTCACTGATTCCAAGATACCGGATTCCATAAACTTAATGTCAGAGTCAGCCCCTAAAAAAACTTCCGGAAAGCCTGCTTGACAATACTCGCCTTTTCTACCATATTTTCAAAAGCTTCGCAATTATTCATCCACAAATGCCCTTCCATCTTTCTGTCCTGCAGGATTCCGGCTTGCAATTTCAGAGAATTTGTTGGAAAAAAGGCCAGTTTTTTT
Protein-coding sequences here:
- a CDS encoding type II toxin-antitoxin system HicB family antitoxin, which encodes MEYYYGIFEVGEEGLTEVHFPDIPGCVTFGENWDEAFRMATDALAASLAGLDKKPTASPREKILSQTNGGDVVPVILDIKTMRSYEKSVRVNVSIPESLLREIDSFRGKHGKTRSGLLAEAAATYLEENAQA
- the efp gene encoding elongation factor P, producing MLDCSDLRKGLKIEYEGDPYVVTQFDFVKPGKGQALYKCRLKNMISGSQFDRTFRSGEKFNKADLEERTMEFSYMDGENYCFMNTSTFEQEFLTPDQVSEVTDFLKENTVCSVLFWGSKAIGVTLPNFIDLVVTKAEPWVKGDTASGNSKPAVLETGVSVQVPSFVEEGEKIRIDTRTGQYVERVKE
- a CDS encoding type II toxin-antitoxin system HicA family toxin, translating into MKKSELVRLLKKAGFQQEQGGVHEIWTKEGFPRIPIPRNPRDIPKGTVQKILKAAGIK
- a CDS encoding response regulator — protein: MFRFQKILVVDDDPALRQLLHRMLTREGYECCLAIDGNEALAEVRKDLPGLVITDISMHGMDGIEFMKTLHREYPALDVMVMTGMSERYNYADIVDAGASDYVSKPFERRELLARIRRVEREREYINSLSAMNTSLEKMVAVSGHLASKAEAASRAKSEFLAGISHEIRTPLNGLIGFADLLMDTPLNDEQQEFLSIIRSSSETLLQLLNDILDFARIEAGKVSMEKIPFDIEILCFDAVEMLRSRMNPEKVSLISHFEDNVPARLVGDPQKLRQVLINLLANALKFTEDGEITLSVGVEKEEEKGITLVFSVKDTGIGIPLGEEDAIFGAFRQAEGTWTRRYGGSGLGLAICRRLVEMMGGEISAGNNPDGGSTFRFTINVARDFEVTGESGDIPIKLAGKKIYVVDSNARQAEICAQYIRAAGAAVDVFSCEDGISMDDIPDLVVFAMENPEKAKHPYELNRIFQKVPVIALSRPVPGSAGFCRNAGYAGYLTQPVSRTFLLEMVARLLGEKHGEGMLTRHRLREVQKKSFRMLIGESSPENVLECFARSSGYRRECFSDAAALLTAYVAENGHFDGVFMRFSSEAMQQTLFQIRHWEKLAGKACVPIFIVFSENKNSSLHTGDYRKIFFTDISNLRRQGLHVFVESCLQASSDL